In Massilia forsythiae, one DNA window encodes the following:
- a CDS encoding PhoH family protein: MPLPKIPSKPATILLAKDYPQAEPGRSPVRATAKAENDPVEDLISGPAVESAKSGRNRKSKAALLAEAPARDAAPQAAPAGVAAAVTAPAPAAARAETRTDQAAPQLRGAEARDQREPHPAKHKPVEVGVKSTASRKADRAGEAKVFVLDTNVLMHDPSSLFRFEEHDVYLPMMTLEELDNHKKGMSEVARNARQVSRTLDALIANTDDDAIEAGLPLSKLGNKDAKGRLYFQTRLNAAALPEGLPSGKADNQILGVVRALEADRSGRTIVLVSKDINMRIKARALGLAAEDYFNDHVLEDTDMLHSGIVQLPDDFWARHGKDMESWQEIKGGNSATYYRVTGPLVPSLLLNQFVFYEPKNGEAPFYGQIKQITGKTAVLQTLRDYSHNKNNVWGVTARNREQNFALNLLMNPEVDFVTLLGQAGTGKTLLALAAGLAQVLETKVYNEIIVTRVTVPVGEDIGFLPGTEEEKMSPWMGAFDDNLEVLMKSDGDAGDWGRAATQDLIRSRIKIKSLNFMRGRTFVNKFLIIDEAQNLTPKQMKTLVTRAGPGTKILCLGNIAQIDTPYLTEGSSGLTYVVDRFKGWAHSGHVTLARGERSRLADHASEVL; this comes from the coding sequence ATGCCACTACCGAAAATACCGAGCAAGCCAGCGACCATCCTGCTGGCCAAGGATTACCCCCAGGCCGAACCCGGCCGATCGCCTGTCCGCGCAACCGCGAAGGCGGAGAACGACCCCGTCGAAGACCTGATCAGCGGCCCGGCCGTGGAGAGCGCCAAGAGCGGGCGCAACCGCAAGTCGAAGGCCGCACTGCTGGCCGAGGCACCGGCGCGCGACGCCGCGCCGCAAGCCGCGCCCGCCGGCGTGGCCGCTGCGGTGACCGCCCCCGCGCCGGCCGCGGCCCGCGCCGAGACGCGCACGGACCAGGCCGCCCCGCAGTTGCGCGGCGCCGAAGCACGCGACCAGCGCGAGCCGCATCCGGCCAAGCACAAGCCGGTCGAGGTGGGCGTCAAGTCGACCGCCAGCCGCAAGGCCGACCGCGCCGGCGAAGCCAAGGTGTTCGTGCTCGACACCAACGTGCTGATGCACGATCCGAGCTCGCTGTTCCGCTTCGAGGAACACGACGTGTACCTGCCGATGATGACGCTGGAAGAGCTCGACAACCACAAGAAGGGCATGTCGGAAGTCGCGCGCAATGCGCGCCAGGTGTCGCGCACGCTGGACGCGCTGATCGCCAACACCGACGACGACGCCATCGAGGCCGGCCTGCCGCTGTCCAAGCTGGGCAACAAGGATGCCAAGGGCCGCCTGTACTTCCAAACGCGCCTGAACGCCGCCGCGCTGCCGGAAGGCCTGCCCTCGGGCAAGGCCGACAACCAGATCCTGGGCGTGGTGCGCGCGCTGGAAGCCGACCGTTCGGGCCGCACCATCGTGCTGGTGTCGAAGGACATCAACATGCGCATCAAGGCGCGCGCGCTGGGCCTGGCCGCCGAGGATTACTTCAACGACCACGTGCTCGAAGACACCGACATGCTGCACTCGGGCATCGTGCAGCTGCCGGACGATTTCTGGGCCAGGCACGGCAAGGACATGGAGTCGTGGCAGGAAATCAAGGGCGGCAACTCGGCCACCTATTACCGCGTCACCGGCCCGCTGGTGCCGTCGCTGCTGCTGAACCAGTTCGTGTTCTACGAGCCGAAGAATGGCGAGGCGCCTTTCTATGGCCAGATAAAACAGATCACCGGCAAGACCGCGGTGCTGCAGACCCTGCGCGACTACAGCCACAACAAGAACAATGTCTGGGGCGTCACCGCGCGCAACCGCGAGCAGAATTTCGCGCTGAACCTGCTCATGAATCCGGAAGTCGACTTCGTCACCCTGCTGGGCCAGGCAGGCACCGGCAAGACCCTGCTGGCGCTGGCGGCCGGCCTGGCGCAGGTGCTGGAAACCAAGGTCTACAACGAGATCATCGTCACCCGCGTGACGGTGCCGGTGGGCGAGGACATCGGCTTCCTGCCCGGCACCGAGGAGGAAAAGATGTCGCCGTGGATGGGCGCCTTCGACGACAACCTGGAAGTGCTGATGAAGTCCGACGGCGACGCCGGCGACTGGGGCCGCGCCGCCACCCAGGACCTGATCCGCTCGCGCATCAAGATCAAGTCGCTGAACTTCATGCGCGGTCGTACTTTCGTCAACAAGTTCCTGATCATCGACGAAGCGCAGAACCTGACGCCGAAGCAGATGAAGACCTTGGTCACGCGCGCCGGTCCGGGCACCAAGATCCTGTGCCTGGGAAATATCGCCCAGATCGACACGCCCTACCTCACCGAAGGCTCGAGCGGCCTGACCTACG
- a CDS encoding peroxiredoxin — protein sequence MQLANFSAAMTGNQTFELAGRPAKYTVLYFYPKDNTPGCTTESLAFRDHLDQFTALGAQVVGLSRDSLRSHESFKAKLGLPFELISDPEEAVCNQFGVMKMKNMYGKKVRGVERSTFVIDADGKLVKEWRSVKVNDHVDEVLEFLKTQP from the coding sequence ATGCAGCTTGCCAACTTCAGCGCCGCCATGACCGGCAACCAGACCTTCGAGCTGGCGGGCCGGCCGGCCAAGTACACCGTGCTGTACTTCTACCCGAAGGACAATACGCCCGGCTGCACCACGGAATCGCTGGCCTTCCGCGACCACCTGGACCAGTTCACCGCGCTGGGCGCGCAAGTGGTCGGCCTCAGCCGCGACTCGCTGCGCTCGCACGAAAGCTTCAAGGCCAAGCTGGGCCTGCCGTTCGAGCTGATTTCCGATCCGGAAGAAGCCGTGTGTAACCAGTTCGGTGTCATGAAGATGAAGAACATGTACGGCAAGAAAGTGCGCGGGGTCGAGCGCAGTACGTTTGTCATTGACGCTGACGGCAAACTGGTGAAAGAATGGCGTAGCGTGAAAGTCAACGACCATGTCGATGAGGTGCTGGAATTCCTCAAGACCCAGCCATAG
- a CDS encoding polysaccharide deacetylase family protein, with protein sequence MQDPNAAPLMVLKIDVDTYRGTREGVPNLVRMLTRHAAGATFLFALGPDHTGWAMRRALRPGFFQKVSRTSVVEHYGIKTLMYGVLLPGPDIGARAAAEMRAVRDAGFECGIHTWDHVLWQDKVRGKDAAWTGRMMAKSEQRYAQVFGRPPHTHGAAGWQMNGHAFARHDSVGYRYASDGRACLREDGALRDPAAGPYRYQGLDCIQMPTTLPTLDELLGREIDGTVIDDDNIAAHLLALTARNRRDHVYTLHAELEGQKLAPIFEQLLTGWKAQGYRLASMAQYHEKIAGTPLPEYPVQWGTLPGRSGQLIVLDTLASPTR encoded by the coding sequence ATGCAGGACCCGAACGCGGCGCCGCTGATGGTGCTCAAGATCGACGTCGACACCTACCGCGGCACGCGCGAGGGCGTGCCCAACCTGGTGCGCATGCTGACCCGGCATGCGGCCGGCGCCACCTTCCTGTTCGCGCTCGGGCCGGACCACACCGGCTGGGCGATGCGGCGCGCGCTGCGTCCGGGCTTCTTCCAGAAGGTGTCGCGCACCTCGGTGGTCGAGCACTACGGCATCAAGACGCTGATGTACGGCGTGCTGCTGCCGGGGCCGGACATCGGCGCCAGGGCCGCGGCCGAGATGCGCGCGGTGCGCGACGCCGGCTTCGAATGCGGCATCCACACCTGGGACCACGTGCTGTGGCAGGACAAGGTGCGCGGCAAGGATGCCGCCTGGACCGGGCGCATGATGGCGAAAAGCGAGCAGCGCTACGCCCAGGTGTTCGGCCGGCCGCCGCATACCCACGGCGCCGCCGGCTGGCAGATGAACGGCCACGCCTTTGCCCGCCACGACAGTGTCGGCTATCGCTACGCCTCGGACGGGCGCGCCTGCCTGCGCGAGGACGGCGCCCTGCGCGACCCGGCCGCCGGCCCCTACCGCTACCAGGGCCTGGACTGCATCCAGATGCCGACCACGCTGCCGACGCTGGACGAACTGCTGGGCCGCGAGATCGACGGCACGGTGATCGACGACGACAACATCGCCGCGCACCTGCTGGCGCTGACGGCGCGGAACCGGCGCGATCACGTGTACACCCTGCACGCCGAGCTTGAAGGGCAAAAACTCGCCCCCATATTCGAGCAGCTGTTGACGGGTTGGAAAGCGCAAGGCTACCGGCTGGCGTCGATGGCGCAGTACCATGAAAAGATCGCGGGGACGCCGCTGCCGGAATATCCGGTGCAGTGGGGTACCCTGCCGGGACGGTCGGGCCAGCTGATCGTGCTCGACACGCTTGCATCACCAACCAGGTAA
- a CDS encoding bifunctional UDP-4-keto-pentose/UDP-xylose synthase, producing MKKVLILGVNGFIGHHLSKRILETTDWDVYGMDMSCDRIKELLDHPRMHFFEGDITINKEWVEYHVKKCDVILPLVAIATPSTYVKQPLRVFELDFEANLPIVRSAAKYGKHLIFPSTSEVYGMSRDAEFDPEQSELVYGPINKPRWIYACAKQLMDRVIWGYGMEGLNFTLFRPFNWIGAGLDSIHTPKEGSSRVLTQFFGHIVRGETIQLVDGGHQKRAFTYIDDGISALMKIIENKDGKASGQIYNIGNPTNNYSIRDLADMMLKLAAEYPEYAQGAQKVQIVETSSGAYYGEGYQDVQNRVPKIENTMRDLDWSADTTMADALRHIFDAYRGQVPAARALVD from the coding sequence ATGAAGAAAGTACTCATCCTCGGCGTCAACGGCTTCATCGGCCACCACCTCTCCAAGCGCATCCTGGAAACCACCGACTGGGACGTGTACGGCATGGACATGAGCTGCGACCGCATCAAGGAACTGCTCGACCACCCACGCATGCACTTCTTCGAAGGCGACATCACGATCAACAAGGAATGGGTCGAGTACCACGTCAAGAAGTGCGACGTGATCCTGCCGCTGGTGGCGATCGCCACGCCGTCGACCTACGTGAAGCAGCCGCTGCGCGTGTTCGAGCTGGACTTCGAGGCCAACCTGCCGATCGTGCGCTCGGCCGCCAAGTACGGCAAGCACCTGATCTTCCCGTCGACGTCGGAGGTGTACGGCATGAGCCGCGACGCCGAGTTCGACCCGGAGCAGTCGGAACTGGTGTACGGCCCGATCAACAAGCCGCGCTGGATCTACGCCTGCGCCAAGCAGCTGATGGACCGCGTGATCTGGGGCTACGGCATGGAAGGCCTGAACTTCACGCTGTTCCGCCCGTTCAACTGGATCGGCGCCGGCCTGGACTCGATCCACACGCCGAAGGAAGGCTCCTCGCGCGTGCTGACCCAGTTCTTCGGCCACATCGTGCGCGGCGAAACCATCCAGCTGGTCGACGGCGGCCACCAGAAGCGCGCCTTCACCTACATCGACGACGGCATCTCGGCGCTCATGAAGATCATCGAGAACAAGGACGGCAAGGCCAGCGGCCAGATCTACAACATCGGCAACCCGACCAATAACTACTCGATCCGCGACCTGGCCGACATGATGCTCAAGCTGGCGGCCGAATATCCGGAATACGCGCAGGGCGCGCAGAAGGTGCAGATCGTCGAGACCAGCTCGGGCGCGTACTACGGCGAAGGCTACCAGGACGTGCAGAACCGCGTGCCCAAGATCGAGAACACCATGCGCGACCTGGACTGGTCCGCGGACACCACCATGGCCGACGCGCTGCGCCACATCTTCGACGCCTACCGCGGCCAGGTGCCGGCGGCGCGCGCGCTGGTGGACTGA